The window TTGAGATCCGTTGCCAAGTATCCTGTAGAAAATAGAGCAGCTTTTGTTTCAATAGCACTGAGGTCAGTTGTATTGATAGCTCCATTTTTATCGACATCGCCTGAGATCATTCCGTAAATTCCTGTAGACAGCAATTTTTGGTTACTTCCAAATGCTTTGTTGATGGCGTCAGAAAAATTATAAATGATAGTTGCGGCATTCATCAAAACCGGTGATGCGCTCCAGGTGTCAAGTGAATTTCGATGTTTGACAACAATGTAATATGAATAGGCTCGTGCCGTTGGAAATGAAAAACTGCCGTTTCCGTTGATGTCAATTGTTTTCTTGTCACTGAAAAGTAATCCGAACGGGCTTACAGTTGAATGCAATTCCACAGTTATAGTGTCACATATAGTTGGAAATGATGTAGGATTAGCAACGGCAGCCATCGTCGTGCCGGATTTGTAAAAACCTTCAATGTAAACTTTTAAACTTAGTGTTACCGGACAGGATTCGTCAATCAGACCGTTACAATTATCGTCAATTCCATTGCCACAAATTTCTGTCGCAGGTATATGATACACACCTGTCAGAGGATCACATCCGTCAATAGTACATGGGTTTCCGTCATTTACATTGACGGCAGTATGAGTGACAGTTCCTGTAAGTAAATTTACTGAATCGGTCGTGCACAAACTATTATCGCTCGCGTTCACAAGAATCAATGTAGTAACAATACTGCTGTCACAACCCGCTGTTGTCAACAAGGAAGTAGTGTAAGTGCCTGCGGTTGTCACAGTCTGACCATTTGGTAGTGTATAACCGGAACCCTGGGCAATATATCTGGTGAGAGGAATATTGTAAACAGGATTCACACTTACAGAAACGGGACCTGCAGAAGCGGTACATCCAATTGCATTGGTCAGAATCACAGAATAGTTGCCGGAATTAACTGCAGTAACAGATTGTGTGGTTTCTCCATTCGACCAGAGGTATGATGCTGCGTTTGTGGAAGTGAGAGAGACATTTCCGCCCTGACAAAAAGTTGTGTTTCCTACAACGGATATTGAAGGTGAAGTTACGTGTTCAACAAGAAGCAGATCATCAATTCGGAACTGAACACTTGAAGAAGTTTGAGTAAATTTCAGTCTGAGATTTGCAGTTGCCGGTATACTTCCTGTTGTGGTGATATAGGTCCATGCATTTGCTGTAGTAGGAGACGAGTAAGTCAGATTAGTGAAATTGGTTCCATCTGTACTTACCTGAATCGATAATTCATTTTGTGCAGTCACTGTGGATTTCAACATTCCCAGATACAATTGAAGATTACTGTAACCCATTGTATTGATTCCTGAAATAAGAAAGAAACGACCACTTGTATTGGTAAAGAAAACATTGGCGCCACCAGATGAGGTTGAGTAAGTTGAAGATGGTACAGTTAACCTCACATCCGCTGTACCGGACATGGTAAGATTTACATTCGCAAATCCGTTATTGGTTTCATGAACAGGAATGGTAGTTGTGGCTGATACAATTCCAATATCTTCACTCAAAACAGCGATATCGGACTGAAACCCCGGTCCAATATTTATGGTGTCTGCAACCATCGCATTATTTGTTGAAAGGGCATCGCCGGTCATGGAAGTGGATGCATTGAAAATATAATCGCCTGAAAGCAACATGTTGTAAACGGAGGAAAAGGTAACATCCACTGTGGATCCTGCAGTAAAGGTGCCACTATTCATGATTTGTGTAAATGTTTCTGTAACAGCAGAAGGATTTTTTGCAGTAAGAGTAATCGTTATTGGCGTACTCGTCAGATTGATATTTGAAGTACCATAATTTTTTACCTGCACCTGTATTGGCACAGCGGATGCCGGACAATTCATGGAAGCCGGACTCAGTAAGGCAAGTACTCCTGCATCAGTAGTTGCGCAGGATCCGCTGACATTAATGTAATCTGTTCGCGTCATGGTGTTGGATCCATTTGAATTCGAAACTGTCAGTGTAACAGTTTTTAATCCGGAAGTGGAATAGGAAACAGTATGCGGACCGGCAGTTGTGGCAGAAGAAGGAGTTGCACCGCTGCCAAAATTCCAGGCATATGAATTCACCGTTCCGGAGGAGGTGTTTGTAAAAATGGTTGATTGACCCGGACACAAACTTGTATTGCTCGCATTGAACCCTGCAACCGGAACTGATGTCCCACTTGTTGTAGCGAGCCAGATCACCATGTTCATCAGTAATTTTTTGTGATTGCCGGAGGCATCGCCTGTATAACCGTTAAAGAGTACATCATTCGGATCTCCGGTACCATCATCGCATGGCGAGCTGTCGCCAATTGCCGCGACTTTTCCGTTCCCAAACCGTGCATAAGCAGCCATCACATTCGTATTTCCAAATGATGATCCGGTTTTGTAAATCACACCCTTCACCGTGGAGTTAGCCGTTGGGTTGAGCGTCATGGATGTACCATTACTCCATTGTGCCTGAGTTACCGTTCCCGCGGGTCCCTGTAAAATTGAATCCGATGGGAGTGAAGGAATATTGCTCGTTGTTTGAGAAAAATCAACCAGATCGAATGTGATTCCAAATGGATTTGCCTGAACGGTATTGTTGCTCATCAGGTCATTCCAGATAAATGGAGAATCTTCTCCGTCATTATTACGATCTGAAATCGTATGATCTGAAATCATCATCAATCCGCCTCCATTGAGAACAAAATTCAGAATCGCGGTTTTTTCAGAAGCCGAAAAAAGAATATTGGGCTCGCAAACTACAAATACTTTGTAGTTGGACAGATCCTGTGTATTGGAGGAATTCCCATACGTAATTTGTCCATTGTATGGAAGAGATTCAACAATGTAATTCCGCTTTGCGCAATCTATTGCCCAATAAGAAAGCGCGCCCGACCAGAAGGTTTCAGATGTAGATGCCGTTACTCCCGATTGATTTGAGGTAGGAATTTTCTGAGCATTTGATTCTGTTCCGTTGTTTAATATAGCCGGACCTGAAGAATAACCCAGGTTATGTGCATCCGCATCCACAATCCAGTCGGCATTTCCGGCTGCTTCCGCTTTGGAAGCATCAAAAAGAATTTTTACTGTCTGCCCAAAAGTGAGTGAAGTAAAAAATGTAAGAAGAAGAATAAGGGTGATGTAAACTCTTTGCATACAATAACAGTATGCGCATCGTTGTGCTGTCTTAATGGATGTTATTTCTGAGCAAGTAAACAAATTAAGTCTACTTACATTAATCATCAGTCAAGACGCAGAATAGATATTTCCGGAAGCGCAGGAATTTTCATTCAAATATAGTCCAAACCTCCAAAAGGGGCAACCATGGCTGCTTTTCAATAGAAATCCAAAGCCTCATTTTCGCTAACAATTGAGGCATATTCTGTACTTAAAATGAATCTTCGGGAGGGCGCAGGCTATATTTTAATCAGGATCATTTGGCTACAACAATATGCTTCCGTCCTAATTCCTGATTGTTTCCGGACCTGAGTACCACAACATAGGATCCCGGTGAAAGTTTTAATTTCTTCGTTTCATGAGCAGGAACAGAAGTTTTATCAATGATAATATGCCCACTGATATCGTAAACGTAAACCTGGTAAGCAACCTTTTGACCTGCTATGGAAATTTCATTGACTCCGGGATTCGGGTAAATATTGATGGAGTTATATTTTTCTTCAGCAATTCCTGTGCATGTTTCAAAAATTACCATGATGGTATCGTTTCCTGTAAGTCCATTCGCGTTTCTCACAGTCACCCCAATATAAATTGTATCGGGAGAGTTTGACTGAAGGGAAACAGTAGGATTGTTTGATCCATCAGACCAGGCATAACTTGAATAATTTGAACCTGCATCGAGATTCAGTGTATTTCCTGTACACAGGACTGTATCGTTACCCAAAGAGTAGTTCAATTGAATTGAATCATAAATCGCAGTGAAAATAGTATCATTCACAGGGATAGTGAATGTTTGTGAATTGGTTCCACCATTACTCCATGCTGTAAAAACAAGCGGAGTTGATCCGTAGGATTGTGATACAGGTGCATCAATCATTCTGTACATTCCTTCCACGCTCAATACTGTATGTGGAGTTGTGAATGGCTGGCCATCGAGATTAATAGTTAAACCAGAAGGCTGGGAGGTGATAGTAAGTGTTGACACTCTTGGGTATAAATCCACATAAGCGGAATCAACCATGCCGTTTGAATCGTGCACGATCAGGTACAATCGGTAAAATACATTGGTTGATTTTTCGCCAACGTTACCAATGGTGAATGTTCCGGAACTTACACCGCTCATCGCTGTTGGGCCCGGATGCACATGTGTATCGTGATGAAAAACTACAACCCATTCCAACATACTATCCGGAACGGTCCCATCTTCCGGGTCAGTAGCACTGCCATGGTAATGAATGATGTCACCAGCAGTATAGAAACTTGCAGTTGCAGGTGTGTCAATCACCGCTTGTGGTGGTTGGTTGGAAGTGATGGTCAGGTACGCATCGTTGCTCACAGTATTCCCGAATGAATTGGTTACAGTAACATGATAGTAACCTGAGTCACTGAACGCGGTAACAGGAATTGTATAGCTGCTCCCGATTGCTCCCTGGATATGCGTAGTGTCTTTGTACCACTGATAAGCCAATGTAGGCGCACCACTTGCGGTAACAGACATCGTTGCAGGATAACCCACAGAAACCATCTGGCTCAAGGGTTGATTTACAACTATCGGTGTGTTGGTAGAAGAGTAGGTGATTTTATATAAAGCTTCATTGTTTCTTGACAGAAAATACAAATTTCCATCATGTCCCGTGAGCATCCCAACTGCATAATTCGCGATACCTGTTCCGAAGTTCGACCAAACAGGGGTACTGTCCAGTGTGATCATGTCTATCCAATTTCCACAGTAATCAATAAAAAAGTACTTGTCGAGATATGATGCCGGATAATTCGTGGTGTCAGGGTTAAAGAATGTTCCACCTGTAATTGCACATCCTGTACCCAATGTTACTCCATGCAAATAAGTATATACAGGATTAACAAATGCCGGGTTGGTGCTGTTACCTTCAGCTGCAGGCCAACCATAATTTCCACCACCAAGAGTGGCTTCATTGATTTCTTCATAGGTTACTTCGCCTACATCGTTGATAAACATGCGGCCTGTTCCGGGTTGAAATGAAAATGTGAATGGGTTACGAAAGCCGCATGCCCATACCCTTTGTCTTTTTGCAGGTCCGGGAAAAGGATTATCAACAGGAGTACTACCATCCGGATTTATGCGCAGGATTTTACCAAGATAACTATCCAGGTCCTGAGAAAAATTAGGTCTTCCATTTTCTCCTGTAGCGATATATAATTTTCCATCCGGACCAAAATCCAGATGTCCACCACCATGATAATTCGCGATCAGTGTATCCAGGTCAAGAATTACCACTTCGCTGCCGGGAACTACTGTGTCACCACTCGCGGTGAATCGACTGACTCTGTTGAAGAGCCCGCTTGAAACAGTATAGCAGAGGTAGATATAGTGATTCGTAAGATACAGAGGATCTATGGCAACTCCCAGCAGTCCGCGCTCGCCGTCGATGTTTACATTCAGACTGATGAAAGGCTGGTTTAGTAAAGTGTCATTTTTTACAACGCGTAACTGCCCGTATTGTTGAGCAATGAAAAATCTCCCGTCTGGAGCCAGAGCCATGGTTGTCGGAGCGGAAATGCCGGGTGCAACAAGAACCTGGTTAAAACCGGTAGGGAAGGATTGGGCATTGATGAGATTTGATAGCGCCAGGAATAATATCGCAGTAACTCCTAATTGTTTGATTCGCATAGAGATTTTTAATACAGCCTGCAAATTTAGGAGCGATTACTGGAGCGATTATGAGTTTATATGCACTAAAATCTAAAACGAAGCTAAAAAATACGGTTAATTTAGTTTATGTGAAATTGTAATTTTGACTCTTTTTTTGGATCTCGGGGTAGTTAAAATTTTGAAACTGGAAATTTCTTTTATGGTGCTTCTCGGCTATTTTGGTGTTTTCAAGTCAGAATTTCAATCAGGGGTAAAATGATATATGTCATTCTTTAATCCGGAACATAAAAATACTTTTATAGGAATATGCTGAAATGGAATTTGAATCGGTCAATCTTTAGAATTTTAAAATATGCTTACTGAGCAGGTTGAAAAACAACTGATCATGGATGGGTCAGAGCTGATTGTTGAATCCTTGGCCCGGTCGGGTGCGGATGTGTTTATTGGCTATCCCATCACTCCGGCGAATTTATTGTATGTGTATTCACACGAACGATTTCCCTCTTTCTTCGCTGCGCCGGATGAAATCTCCACATTGCAATGGATGTGTGGTTTTGCGTGTACAGGAAAATTTCCTGTTACCGCATCAGCATTTCCGGGATTCGCGTTGATGCTGGAATCTGTGAACATGGCTTACATGATGGAGTTGCCAATGCTCATCATTCTTGTACAAAGGCTTGGTCCGGCGACAGGTACTGCCACCTGTGGCGCTCAGGGAGATCTTGCTTTGTTGCATGGTGCGATATCCGGTGGATATACATTGCCTGTAATCGGTTTGAGCAGTATGAAAGATTGCTGGGAGATTTCCCACAAGGCAATGCAAATGGCAATCGAACTCAGAACTCCTGTGGTATTGCTCACTTCGAAAGAAGAAATCATGACCTTGTCGACTTTCGCGATTGATCATTTGCCCGAGATTTTGCCTATCGTTCGCAAACGCTATTCAGGGGAATCCACTTATGTTCCATATAAGACCGATGAAACATTGGTGCCGGAATTTTTAGAAGTTGGAAATCCAAAACATCAGGTACGCTTTACCGCGTCTACGCACGATCAGAAAGGAATAATTCAAAATACTTCAAAGGAAGCAATTGACAATACCAAAAGACTGGAATACAAACACCATTTGAATCCGGAGCGTTATATGTTTTATGATTATGATGAACAATCCGGTGCTGATGTTCTTTTAGTATCCTATGGAATTACTGCTTCTGCATGCAGGGAAGCGGTGAAGAGTCTGCGGAAATCAGGACAAAAAGTTTCGCTCTTTGTTCCCAAAACATTATTACCTGTGCCTCCGAAATATTTTGAAATCATGAATAAATATGAACGGGTCATTATCGCTGAAGAGAATTTAAACGGGCAATACCGGCAGATACTTTTTGGCGATGCAGGTAACGAAAAAGTCAGTGGTGTAAACGGGATTGCGGAAATGATCACACCTGACCGCATTATTGAAGCTGTAAATAAAATTTAAAATTCAAATCAAAGAAATATTATGATGAAGGATTTTTTAGCTGATGCGCCATTGCCATTCTGTAAAGGATGTGGACATAATCATGTCGCGGTGAATACAGAAAAGCTTTCCAGCTTCTGAACTATGATCCGATGGATGTGATCCTGGTTACTGATATCGGTTGCCATGGAATAATTGACAAATCTTTTCTGACTCATACTGTACATGGATTGCATGGCCGCTCAATTGCTCTGGCGACAGGTATTTCAGCTGCTCTGAATAATCCTTCAAAAAAAGTGATTGTGTTTATAGGAGATGGTGGAGCAACAATAGGGATGCAACATCTGATTGATGCCGCGCACAACCGTTTCAACATGACGGTAGTAATTCACAACAACATGCTTTATGGTATGACAGGCGGTCAGCCAAGCGAGTTTACTCCTTATGGTTTCAAAACACCTACACTTCCGGAAGGCGGACAAAAGACCGGTTATGATATTTGCAAACTGATTTCTTCGATTGATGGAGTTTCTTATGTGGCACGCTTGGAAGGTGTTTCGGATTTTTCTGAGCAACTGGCAGAAGCATTTTCAAAAAAAGGATTTTCAATGATTGAAGTAATGGAGATTTGTCCGAGCTATGGGGTAAAAGCGAATCCGGGAATGAAGCTTTCGAAGATTGTTGAAAGCGCTGGATTGTCGATAAAGAAGTTTGTAGATAATGAGACGGAAGGATACCATACGGTAGTTCATGCGGATCGGAAATCATTGTTTAGCAATGATGACGCGATCCAGCCAGGATTTTCTTCCACGCTGAACGAACCCTTGCGTTTGATGTTTTGTGGATCAGCCGGAGAAGGTGTTCAGGCAGCAGCTGAATTTTTATTGAAAGCTGGTGTTAATTCCGGATTGCATGGAACAAAAAAAGGAAGCTACCCGGTAACAGTCGGTGTTGGTTTTTCCGCGGCGGAAGTGATACTTTCTCCTGAAGAAATTTTATACACCGGTTCGCCGAATCCGGATGTAATTTGCGTGACTTCGGCGGATGGATTGCAATACGCGAAGAAAACACTTGCAGGAATGAAGGGTGGAAAATTATTTATTGACAGTTCACTCGACGTTCCAGAAACAAAAGCTGAAATTTTCAGATTTCCATTCAGAGAGCAGGGTGGAGCAAAAAATTCATCTCTCTATAGCTTGTTTTATTTCTTGAAGGTTACTGAAATCCTTCCTATGGATGCCTTGCTTAGTGTCTTTAATGAAAATAAAATCGCGAAGAAATTTGATTTGGATAAGATGTTCCTTGCATTTGCCTGATTATTTTCGAAGGTTCTTACGTTGTTTTGAATCGTTGTTTAACTTGATGCGAATCTTGTTTGAATAACCATCTTTATTTTTCAACGACATAGGTATTTTCCTCAAGTGTATCTTTGGGATGAATTATCGTGTTTGAAGAGGAATTAATTTTTACTGGATTAATTTCTCCCTTTTACATCCAAAATTCATATGTTCGCATAAATCCGGTATTAGCGGATTTCTTATTCAATACTTTCGAAGTCTAAATTAGCTGCTATGAAAAAGTTCTTGAACCTTTGTTTTATTTTATTGATGCTGTTTATTGTTTCTGGAAAAGTCGGTGCTCAGGTTGTAAGTAATGTAGTCGCATATGATAGTACCAATTCTAAATTCACGGCATTGGATTTTGATGGTCAGGGTAATATTTATTTTAGCGGTTATATCCGGCCAACTACTACTTCGAATCAATTTGGAAACCTGTCTTACCAGGGATATTGGTATGAAGACGGACTTTCCTGCAAATCCAACGCTTCGGGTTTGCTTGACTGGATGACAGTTTCTGGTAATTCAAATGGATTGGAAGATTCAAAAGCAATCAAGGTATTTGGCACTTCTGTTTATTCGATTGGGAAATTTATCTCGAATACAACTTCCATATTTGTAAATCAGGCTACTTATCCTTATCCTTATGGATGTTGTCATGGCGGTTATGTTTTAAAACAATCGACAACCGGTGCATTCGAATGGATTTTTCCACTGCCTGCTTATGCTCTGGATATGACTGTGGATAATGTCGGAAATTGTTATGTTATAACTGAAAATCAAATGAAGAAAATTTCACCTCTTGGTGTTGAGATCTGGAATGTTGACATAGGTGATTTGATTGAATCAAAGCTTTTGTTGAATCAGGATACCTTATGTGTGAGTGCAACTTTTCAAAGTGCTTTGGTCCTGAATGGGAATGTTCTTGAGCCTTATGGCCCCGCAAATGATGTTGATGGATTGCTTGCCAGATTTACATCTTCCGGAAATTTAATTTCCGTTACTCAGATTGGCAGCCCTGGTTACGACCGCATCCATGATATAACATCAGATCAAAATGGACAATTGTGGATTTCCGGTCAGTGTGCTGACAGTGCTTTTTTTGGGAATCAGGCCTTGTGTGACAGCGGAAACCGGATCTATTTTCTCAGATTAAATTCATTTCTGCAGATTGAACATTGCGATGTAATTCCTTTCGATACAATTATTCACTGGCCGGATATTACCGGCGAAGTAGTTTTTGTTGCAGGAAATGAACGTGTAGCTGCATTGAATATCAGCAATGATTTGATAATTTTTGGTGACACCTTGCATGTGAACATCGCTGGAGGATATGAAGGGACCTGCATTCTTGTTAAATGGGATGCAAATGGAAATATCGTTTGGTACAGATATCTGGCTGAATCGGTTTCATCACCGGGAAGTGCTGCATGGGTAAGTGCTCACTTGAAAAAGGGTCTGAATGGTAACCTTGTCCTGGCAGGTCAAATGCGTGAACCTTGTCTTATCAATGGGATCGTTTACAATCCCGGACATTATTACAATGCATTTTTTGCAAACCTCTCGGATACTACTTTTTCAACTGCGATCGCTGATAATGGACCTGACGTTGGTGTGGAATACGAAAACCCTGTTTCAACCTCGGTTAATTTTCATTTTAATGAACAAGCTGATACCGAATTAGAATTGTATGATTTGTCAGGACGAAAAGTCTTATTTATAAGGCAAAAGAACTGTTCCGGTATTTTTGTGGATTTGAATTCATATTCGAATGGACTTTATTTGTTTCATTTAAAAATTGGAAAGAAAAATTTTACAGGTAAGCTAAT of the Bacteroidota bacterium genome contains:
- a CDS encoding PKD domain-containing protein → MQRVYITLILLLTFFTSLTFGQTVKILFDASKAEAAGNADWIVDADAHNLGYSSGPAILNNGTESNAQKIPTSNQSGVTASTSETFWSGALSYWAIDCAKRNYIVESLPYNGQITYGNSSNTQDLSNYKVFVVCEPNILFSASEKTAILNFVLNGGGLMMISDHTISDRNNDGEDSPFIWNDLMSNNTVQANPFGITFDLVDFSQTTSNIPSLPSDSILQGPAGTVTQAQWSNGTSMTLNPTANSTVKGVIYKTGSSFGNTNVMAAYARFGNGKVAAIGDSSPCDDGTGDPNDVLFNGYTGDASGNHKKLLMNMVIWLATTSGTSVPVAGFNASNTSLCPGQSTIFTNTSSGTVNSYAWNFGSGATPSSATTAGPHTVSYSTSGLKTVTLTVSNSNGSNTMTRTDYINVSGSCATTDAGVLALLSPASMNCPASAVPIQVQVKNYGTSNINLTSTPITITLTAKNPSAVTETFTQIMNSGTFTAGSTVDVTFSSVYNMLLSGDYIFNASTSMTGDALSTNNAMVADTINIGPGFQSDIAVLSEDIGIVSATTTIPVHETNNGFANVNLTMSGTADVRLTVPSSTYSTSSGGANVFFTNTSGRFFLISGINTMGYSNLQLYLGMLKSTVTAQNELSIQVSTDGTNFTNLTYSSPTTANAWTYITTTGSIPATANLRLKFTQTSSSVQFRIDDLLLVEHVTSPSISVVGNTTFCQGGNVSLTSTNAASYLWSNGETTQSVTAVNSGNYSVILTNAIGCTASAGPVSVSVNPVYNIPLTRYIAQGSGYTLPNGQTVTTAGTYTTSLLTTAGCDSSIVTTLILVNASDNSLCTTDSVNLLTGTVTHTAVNVNDGNPCTIDGCDPLTGVYHIPATEICGNGIDDNCNGLIDESCPVTLSLKVYIEGFYKSGTTMAAVANPTSFPTICDTITVELHSTVSPFGLLFSDKKTIDINGNGSFSFPTARAYSYYIVVKHRNSLDTWSASPVLMNAATIIYNFSDAINKAFGSNQKLLSTGIYGMISGDVDKNGAINTTDLSAIETKAALFSTGYLATDLNGDLVVEAVDYSLVENNFGYLVLHP
- a CDS encoding PQQ-dependent sugar dehydrogenase, whose protein sequence is MRIKQLGVTAILFLALSNLINAQSFPTGFNQVLVAPGISAPTTMALAPDGRFFIAQQYGQLRVVKNDTLLNQPFISLNVNIDGERGLLGVAIDPLYLTNHYIYLCYTVSSGLFNRVSRFTASGDTVVPGSEVVILDLDTLIANYHGGGHLDFGPDGKLYIATGENGRPNFSQDLDSYLGKILRINPDGSTPVDNPFPGPAKRQRVWACGFRNPFTFSFQPGTGRMFINDVGEVTYEEINEATLGGGNYGWPAAEGNSTNPAFVNPVYTYLHGVTLGTGCAITGGTFFNPDTTNYPASYLDKYFFIDYCGNWIDMITLDSTPVWSNFGTGIANYAVGMLTGHDGNLYFLSRNNEALYKITYSSTNTPIVVNQPLSQMVSVGYPATMSVTASGAPTLAYQWYKDTTHIQGAIGSSYTIPVTAFSDSGYYHVTVTNSFGNTVSNDAYLTITSNQPPQAVIDTPATASFYTAGDIIHYHGSATDPEDGTVPDSMLEWVVVFHHDTHVHPGPTAMSGVSSGTFTIGNVGEKSTNVFYRLYLIVHDSNGMVDSAYVDLYPRVSTLTITSQPSGLTINLDGQPFTTPHTVLSVEGMYRMIDAPVSQSYGSTPLVFTAWSNGGTNSQTFTIPVNDTIFTAIYDSIQLNYSLGNDTVLCTGNTLNLDAGSNYSSYAWSDGSNNPTVSLQSNSPDTIYIGVTVRNANGLTGNDTIMVIFETCTGIAEEKYNSINIYPNPGVNEISIAGQKVAYQVYVYDISGHIIIDKTSVPAHETKKLKLSPGSYVVVLRSGNNQELGRKHIVVAK
- a CDS encoding 2-oxoacid:acceptor oxidoreductase family protein; this encodes MDVILVTDIGCHGIIDKSFLTHTVHGLHGRSIALATGISAALNNPSKKVIVFIGDGGATIGMQHLIDAAHNRFNMTVVIHNNMLYGMTGGQPSEFTPYGFKTPTLPEGGQKTGYDICKLISSIDGVSYVARLEGVSDFSEQLAEAFSKKGFSMIEVMEICPSYGVKANPGMKLSKIVESAGLSIKKFVDNETEGYHTVVHADRKSLFSNDDAIQPGFSSTLNEPLRLMFCGSAGEGVQAAAEFLLKAGVNSGLHGTKKGSYPVTVGVGFSAAEVILSPEEILYTGSPNPDVICVTSADGLQYAKKTLAGMKGGKLFIDSSLDVPETKAEIFRFPFREQGGAKNSSLYSLFYFLKVTEILPMDALLSVFNENKIAKKFDLDKMFLAFA
- a CDS encoding T9SS type A sorting domain-containing protein, yielding MKKFLNLCFILLMLFIVSGKVGAQVVSNVVAYDSTNSKFTALDFDGQGNIYFSGYIRPTTTSNQFGNLSYQGYWYEDGLSCKSNASGLLDWMTVSGNSNGLEDSKAIKVFGTSVYSIGKFISNTTSIFVNQATYPYPYGCCHGGYVLKQSTTGAFEWIFPLPAYALDMTVDNVGNCYVITENQMKKISPLGVEIWNVDIGDLIESKLLLNQDTLCVSATFQSALVLNGNVLEPYGPANDVDGLLARFTSSGNLISVTQIGSPGYDRIHDITSDQNGQLWISGQCADSAFFGNQALCDSGNRIYFLRLNSFLQIEHCDVIPFDTIIHWPDITGEVVFVAGNERVAALNISNDLIIFGDTLHVNIAGGYEGTCILVKWDANGNIVWYRYLAESVSSPGSAAWVSAHLKKGLNGNLVLAGQMREPCLINGIVYNPGHYYNAFFANLSDTTFSTAIADNGPDVGVEYENPVSTSVNFHFNEQADTELELYDLSGRKVLFIRQKNCSGIFVDLNSYSNGLYLFHLKIGKKNFTGKLIKM